From the genome of Deltaproteobacteria bacterium, one region includes:
- the hisB gene encoding imidazoleglycerol-phosphate dehydratase (catalyzes the dehydration of D-erythro-1-(imidazol-4-yl)glycerol 3-phosphate to 3-(imidazol-4-yl)-2-oxopropyl phosphate in histidine biosynthesis) — GGRPYLSFSIPTLDGGMGDFSMELLPEFFQAFCNNAGANMHIKVDSGRNRHHMAEAIYKAFSKTLDQAVGVDPRVKGVPSTKGMLIET; from the coding sequence GGGGGGCGCCCCTACCTCTCCTTTTCAATCCCGACTCTCGACGGGGGGATGGGGGATTTCTCCATGGAGCTTCTTCCTGAGTTCTTCCAGGCGTTCTGCAATAACGCCGGGGCCAACATGCACATCAAGGTCGATTCGGGACGCAACCGCCACCATATGGCCGAGGCGATATATAAGGCTTTCTCCAAAACCCTGGACCAGGCAGTCGGTGTTGACCCGAGGGTTAAAGGGGTTCCGTCCACCAAGGGGATGTTGAT